The Persephonella atlantica region AGAAGGAAGAAAAGATAAACCCTGAAGCATTAGAGGGAAAACTGAAAATAGGCAGATATACCCTTAACAGATACCATATTGAGGGGCTTATAAGGGTTTACAGCAGATTGAACAGTGAAAGGAAGATGAAAAAAAGACTCTCCCAGATAATAGAGATGATAAAAAGTGGAGAGTTTGACAGTTATGAAGAGGAGATAAACCAGTATTACAATCTTATGACGCACAAAAAGTTTATGCCAAACACTCCGGTACTTGTAAACTTTGGTAATCCACTTGGTATGGGAATGGCGTGTTTTGTTCTGGATATGGAAGACTCTATAGAGTCCATAATGGAAACTCTAAAAAGGGCTGCTCTTATTTTCAAGGCAGGTGGAGGATGCGGTTACAACTTCTCAAAACTCAGACCAAAGGGTGATTACATCAGTACAACCCACGGTAAAAGCTCAGGTCCCATTGCATTTATGACCCTTTACGACAAAATGACAGACGTTATAAAGCAAGGGGGAGTAAGAAGGGGAGCTAACATGGGAATTCTGAACAGTGACCATCCTGATGTTGAAGAGTTTATTGTTGCAAAAAAGGGAAACAGACAGCTGACAAACTTTAATATATCAGTGTTTTTAAAGGAAGATTTCTGGGATTACTACAGGGAAAACAGACCATATCCTCTGATAAATCCGAGAGATGGAAAGGTATGGAAATATATCAACCCCCGCTCGTTTTTTGACCTTATTGTTTACGAAGGATGGGAATCGGCAGAACCGGGACTGCTGTTTGACGACAACATAAACAGATACAATCCCCTCATAAAAGCATTTGGAAAGATATATGCAACAAATCCATGCGGGGAAGTTGTCCTGTACCCTAATGAAAGCTGTGATTTAGGCTCTCTTAATCTGTGGGCTTTTATTAAAGAAGAGTTCAGTCAGGAAGGCAGAAAGGTTTACTTTGACTGGGAAGAGTTTGAAAGGGCTATCAGAGTTGCAACAAGATTTTTAGATAATGTTCTTGACGTGAACAAATACCCTTTCCCTGAAATTGAAAAGATGACGCTGAAAAACAGAAAGATAGGACTGGGAATAATGGGACTTGCTGATATGCTGTTTGAATTGGAGCTTCCTTACAACAGTGAAGAAGGAAGAAAAATGATGGAAAGGGTTATGGAGTTTGTTAACTACTACTCAAAGGAAGAATCCATAAAACTGGCAAGGGAAAGAGGAAGATTTCCCACATACAGGAAAAGCTTCTATCCTGAAGGAAAGATGCCCATTAGAGGGTTTGAAGAGAGGGAAAGCTGGCATTTAGACTGGGAAAAGTTAGTCAAAAAGATAAAAAAGTACGGCCTGAGAAATGCATTTACAACAGTTGTAGCCCCAACAGGCTCCATAAGCATGATAGCAGGAACGTCCTCTGGTATGGAACCGGTGTTCAGTCTTGTTTACGAAAAAAAGGTAACGGTAGGAACATTTTATTATGTTGACCCAGTTTTTGAAAAAACGATGGAAAGGGAAGGACTGTTTGACGACAGCCTGATAAAGGAGGTCTCAAAAAGAGAAGGAAGCATTCAGCAGATAAAGTATATACCAGATAAGTGGAAAAAAATATTTGTTACAGCACTTGACATATCAGCAGAAGACCATGTTAGAGCTCTTGCTTCTGTTCAGAAATGGACAGATTCATCTGTTTCAAAAACGATAAACTTTCCAGAAAATGCAACAGTGGAAGATATGAAAAAGGCTTATCTTTTAGCCCACTCACTGGGCTGTAAAGGTCTTACTGTTTACAGATACAAATCAATAAAAGGAGTCTATATTGCAGGAGCAGAAGAAGAGGAGAAAAAAACAGAGCTGACATCTCTGAAAGACGTAAAAGCAAAGGGACCTACCATATACAAAGAAGCAGGAATAAAATCAGAAATCAGGGAAACAGAAGAAACCACAGGAGAGAAATGTCCCGTTTGTGGCTCTCCCCTTATAAATATTGAAGGCTGTAAAAAATGTCCAGTATGTGGATGGAGTGTATGTGAGATATGATTTATGTTTTTACAGGTAACGGAAAAGGTAAAACAACGGCAGCTGTTGGAACAGGTATAAGGGCTGTTGGAGCAGGTCTGAATGTTCTGATGATACAGTTTATGAAGGTAAAGGAACTTTCATCGGAATATGCTGTTCTCTCTCACATAAAAGGTTTTGATGTTGTCAGTTTTGGAAGAAAGGGTTTTTATCTGCCAGAAGAAAAGCTAAAGAAAAAACCAGAGCTGATAAAGATGGGGTTTAAACCTTTCTCTGAAATAGATTACAGACTGGCAGAGGAAGGAATAGATTATCTGAAAAATGCCGTTAAATCTGAAAAGTATAACCTGATTATATTAGATGAGATATGTGTTGCCCTTCATTACAGATTAATCGGTGAAGAGGAGATAAAACCTGTCCTTCTAAAGGACAGGGAAAATATAGATTTCATACTGACAGGAAGATACTGTCCCTACTGGCTTATGGAAGTTGCAGACTTAGTTACAGAGATGAGAGAGGTAAAACATCCATTTCACAGGGGAATAAAGGCAAAAAAAGGATTAGATTACTAGAGTTTATGAGAAAATTCACAGAATTTATCCTGTCTGTATTTATACTGTTTTTATGTGGAAATTTATAATAGCTTTGCTTGTTGCAGGAGTATCTTACGCATCACAGATTAACTGGCTGAGTTTTGAAGAAGGAATCAAAAAGGCAAAAGAGGAAAACAGGCTGATTTTGATGGATATCTACGCCCAGTGGTGTCACTGGTGCAATGTTATGGAAAACACCACATACAGAGACCCTGATGTTGTAAGGATTATAAATAGACATTTTGTTCCAGTAAGGGTAGATGCAGAGGAAAGACCAGAGATAAACAAGAAGTACAATCAGGGAGGTCTTCCTTCCACTGTAATACTTGATAAAAATGGGAATATTCTTTATGGGAGGATTTATGTTCCCCCTGAAGAGATGATAGAAGTTCTGTCTTACTTTGCATCCCTTTCTGACAGGCAGATAAAAAAAATAGCTGAAGAAAACAGGAAAAAGGAAAAAAGATTCTACAGGAGATTTATTAAAAAAACCTCACTGAAAGAACCTTCTGAAAAATTTATCAGAAAGGCTTTCAGGTCTGTAAAAATCCGTTTTGACAGGGAAAACGGAGGATTTTTTGGAGCTCCAAAGTTTCCAGAGGAAGAGCTGGTACATTTTTTAATCCTTTACTATCTGCTTGAAGGAGATAAAGAAGCAGAAAAGATGTTTTTAAAAACAGCAGAAGGATACGAAAAGCTGATAGACACTGTGGAAGGAGGAATTTACAGATACAGTGTAAACCAGTTCTGGAGTGAACCCCATTACGAGAAACTGCTGAAAGACCAGGCAGACCTATCTGTGATGTTCTTTGATATCTACAGTATAACAGAGAACAGAAAGTACCTTAAGGATGCCCTATCACTTGTTGATTTTTCTCTAACAAAGCTGTATAACCTCCAGAGACATCTGTTTTACAACTCACAGGGAGCTGACATTGTTGATGAAGAAGGAACGCTGCTTATGAGTGGTGAGGAATTTTTTAAACTCAGCAGAGAAGAAAGGGAAAGAGCAGTTAAAAAGATTGGACATTCTCCAAAAATAGAAAAAAGATTTTATTACGGCAGAAATGCTCTTATATCAAAAGCTTTACTTTACAGCTACATATTCACAGGAGACAGAAAATATCTACAGACTGGTCTTGATACTTTAGATACAGTTTTGAAAGAAGCATTTAAAGATAAAGGTGTGCTGTATTCAGAAAAGGGAGGATACTTTCTCAGCTCCAACGTTTACACCCTTGAGGCAGTTTTGACAGCTTACCAGATAACAGGAGAGGAGAGATATCTAAAAACAGCAGAAAAGACTGCACAGATACTCAAAAAATATTACCACTCCAAGCATACAGGAATACTGACAGACCAGCAGGATATTGGCCTGAGTTTAAACAGGATTTCTTTTATAGACGACATTATACTCCTCAATAGAAGAGCTATTTATCAGCTGTATGGTCTGTTTATGATAACAGGAGACGAGCAGTACAAAAAGTTTGCAGACAGTATAATAAAACACCTGCCTGACAGAGTAAATCTGAACACTGCTGTAGCTTACATGATTTATCTGAAGCCTCCACTGATGCTCCATGTTATAGCTGGCAAGGAGCAGGCAAAAAAGCTGCCTTACATCTTCAGGAGTTTTCCAGTTTACACCTTCGCTGATTTTATAGATAGAAAAGACAAAAATAGGCTAAAGAAAATAGGATACAGGGCAGAAGGGGATTTTGTAGTTTATCTGTGCAATGCAGATTTTTGTTTTGAGAGAATAAAAGATACCAATCAGATTAAAAATAGTATACTTTCAGCTTTGGAGAGATACAGAGAGTTTTAGATTACTTTAGCTGCTGTATGCCGTCATAGGTGTAGGTCAGTGTTGACAAAACAGTAAAGAAGGTTGCAGTGTATATCACTCCCCATACTGCCCAGTCAGGTATCACCGTAATGTTCGCCACAAGAACTGTTATAACAGAAAGTATCTGAAAAAATGTTGTTGCTTTTCCAAATACTGATGGTTTCACATCAAGATAGCCTTTTAGAAAATATATCAGAGCACTACCAAGGAGTATGTAAATATCTCTGCTTATAACAATAACAACATACCAGTAAGGGAACTTTACAGTAAGGGCTGATGTGTAAATAAAAACAAAACTACTGATAAGAAGAGCTTTATCAGCTATAGGGTCAAGTATTTTTCCTAAGGTCGTTATCTGGTTAAACCTTCTGGCAACAAAGCCATCTAAAGCATCTGTAAGGCCAGCAACAACAAAAACAATCAGTGCATATAAAGGTTTGTTGTATCCTATCAGGATTATAAACACAGGTATAAGAAATATCCTTAAAATTGTTATCTGGTTTGCAAAATTCATCTTTTTATTTTCTCAATAATCTTTGTTGTTGATATATCATAAACAAAATCAATGGTTGTTACTGTTCCACCGTAAGATTTCACAAAGTCTGCTCCCACGATGTTTTCAATCTTCCAGTCTCCACCTTTCACAAGAACGTCCGGTTTTATCATCTTTATCAGTTTCTCTGGCGTATCCTCATCAAACACAATAACAAGGTCAACAGGTTTTAAAGCCTCTAACACTTTTTTTCTGTGCTGCTGAATGTTTACAGGCCTTTCCTTTCCTTTTATCCTTCTTATTGAATCATCACTGTTTAGACCAACAACAAGTATGTCTCCCAATGCTTTAGCCTTTTCTAAATAATCAACGTGCCCTGCATGTATAATATCAAAACAGCCGTTTGTAAAAACAATTTTTTTCCCTTCCTTTTTCCACTTTTTTATCTTTTCAAGCTCTTTCATCTTTTACAGCCTTCCGTGTTGGTAATAAAAGGATATAGGTAAGCAAAAACAGGGGATACTCAACAAAAAAGTATACATAGTTAGATTTAAAAATAGAAAAAAATGTTCCAGCCACAAGGGGTATCTGTCCCAGCAATAACAGTTTTATGTAAACACTTTTCTCGTATATGTACCTGATTTTTCTCAAAATTATGATAACAGCAGGGACAATCCCTACACTTCCTAAAATAATCCCTTCTATGTCTGTTATTTGAACAGGCTTAACGCCTTTTCCTATAACCATTATAAGAACAGCCACATATATAAAAGACAGATAAAGAAAAGAGAAGTAATATCTCCTCAGATTAAATATCTTTTCATCCATTTTTTTCCAGCTGTTTTTTCAGATTTTCAAATGCTGTATTTATTCTTTCAAAATCTGACAGGAGCTGTTTTGCTTCTTCTGTAAGCTGTGTTCCTCCTCCTTTTTTGCCTCCTCTGTGTGTTTTTACCAGTTTAACTCCCAATCTGCTTTCCATCGTTTTCAGAAAGCTCCAGGCCTTCTTGTACGACATTCCCACATTTTTTGCTGCCTTTGATATTGAACCAGTTTTTTCAATCTCTCTTAGCAGTTTATCCCTTCCAAGACCTATAATAATATCTCCATCCTTCTCAACCCACAGTTTAAACTTTATCTGATACTTCACATCATTCCCCCAAGATACCAGCTTTTTACTGTTTCACCAAAGAATATATAAACCACAGATGCAAAAGCAAGAAAAGGACCAAAAGGTATCTCAAATCTGCCTTTATCCTCAGCCTTCAGAAGATAAGCTGACAGACCTCCAACCAGCGCCCCCAAAAAAGAGCCAACAAATATAGTAAATAGAGCTCCAAACCATCCTGTATACACACCTACAAAAGCCATCATCTTTACATCTCCCATACCAAGACCTTCTATACCTCTAAATCTCATGTACAGGAAAGCAACTGCCCACAGAAAACCTGCCCCAACAACTGCTCCAAGAATGCCGTCTAACAGGCTAAAATCTTTTCTGAAAAAAATAAAAACAAATCCTGCCAAAAATCCAAACAGATTAAGCTCATCAGGTATTATCCTAAAATCAAGGTCAATAAACGTTATTGCAATCATCAGTGATAAAAAGATAAAAATAAATATGTATTCCACAGATAAACCTGTCTTCATGTAGGAAAGGACAGAGGCAATACCTGTTATAAGCTCAACAACAAAGTATCTGAGGCTGATTTTAGCCCCGCAGTTTCTGCATTTTCCTTTTAAAATCAGGTAAGAAATTACAGGAATGTTGTCGTACCACTTTATATTTTTCCCACACTCTGGACAGAAAGAAAATGCAGGTTTTAATGGAGACCTGCCCCTTGGAAGTCTGTATATCAGCACATTTAA contains the following coding sequences:
- a CDS encoding adenosylcobalamin-dependent ribonucleoside-diphosphate reductase, with product MIEKIVKRDGRVVPFNPEKITNAIYKAMLATGEQDLKLAKRLSQKVINKLEKSLKKEEIPTVEQVQDIVEQVLIEEGLARVAKAYILYRQKRAEIRKEKQQILGKKEIDEVDKRFDINALRVLASRYLSRDRTGKIVESPKQLFERVAVHTTIPSILYDSRVYSLKRLNKKQKEEKINPEALEGKLKIGRYTLNRYHIEGLIRVYSRLNSERKMKKRLSQIIEMIKSGEFDSYEEEINQYYNLMTHKKFMPNTPVLVNFGNPLGMGMACFVLDMEDSIESIMETLKRAALIFKAGGGCGYNFSKLRPKGDYISTTHGKSSGPIAFMTLYDKMTDVIKQGGVRRGANMGILNSDHPDVEEFIVAKKGNRQLTNFNISVFLKEDFWDYYRENRPYPLINPRDGKVWKYINPRSFFDLIVYEGWESAEPGLLFDDNINRYNPLIKAFGKIYATNPCGEVVLYPNESCDLGSLNLWAFIKEEFSQEGRKVYFDWEEFERAIRVATRFLDNVLDVNKYPFPEIEKMTLKNRKIGLGIMGLADMLFELELPYNSEEGRKMMERVMEFVNYYSKEESIKLARERGRFPTYRKSFYPEGKMPIRGFEERESWHLDWEKLVKKIKKYGLRNAFTTVVAPTGSISMIAGTSSGMEPVFSLVYEKKVTVGTFYYVDPVFEKTMEREGLFDDSLIKEVSKREGSIQQIKYIPDKWKKIFVTALDISAEDHVRALASVQKWTDSSVSKTINFPENATVEDMKKAYLLAHSLGCKGLTVYRYKSIKGVYIAGAEEEEKKTELTSLKDVKAKGPTIYKEAGIKSEIRETEETTGEKCPVCGSPLINIEGCKKCPVCGWSVCEI
- a CDS encoding cob(I)yrinic acid a,c-diamide adenosyltransferase, with amino-acid sequence MIYVFTGNGKGKTTAAVGTGIRAVGAGLNVLMIQFMKVKELSSEYAVLSHIKGFDVVSFGRKGFYLPEEKLKKKPELIKMGFKPFSEIDYRLAEEGIDYLKNAVKSEKYNLIILDEICVALHYRLIGEEEIKPVLLKDRENIDFILTGRYCPYWLMEVADLVTEMREVKHPFHRGIKAKKGLDY
- a CDS encoding DUF255 domain-containing protein; amino-acid sequence: MWKFIIALLVAGVSYASQINWLSFEEGIKKAKEENRLILMDIYAQWCHWCNVMENTTYRDPDVVRIINRHFVPVRVDAEERPEINKKYNQGGLPSTVILDKNGNILYGRIYVPPEEMIEVLSYFASLSDRQIKKIAEENRKKEKRFYRRFIKKTSLKEPSEKFIRKAFRSVKIRFDRENGGFFGAPKFPEEELVHFLILYYLLEGDKEAEKMFLKTAEGYEKLIDTVEGGIYRYSVNQFWSEPHYEKLLKDQADLSVMFFDIYSITENRKYLKDALSLVDFSLTKLYNLQRHLFYNSQGADIVDEEGTLLMSGEEFFKLSREERERAVKKIGHSPKIEKRFYYGRNALISKALLYSYIFTGDRKYLQTGLDTLDTVLKEAFKDKGVLYSEKGGYFLSSNVYTLEAVLTAYQITGEERYLKTAEKTAQILKKYYHSKHTGILTDQQDIGLSLNRISFIDDIILLNRRAIYQLYGLFMITGDEQYKKFADSIIKHLPDRVNLNTAVAYMIYLKPPLMLHVIAGKEQAKKLPYIFRSFPVYTFADFIDRKDKNRLKKIGYRAEGDFVVYLCNADFCFERIKDTNQIKNSILSALERYREF
- a CDS encoding CDP-alcohol phosphatidyltransferase family protein, whose protein sequence is MNFANQITILRIFLIPVFIILIGYNKPLYALIVFVVAGLTDALDGFVARRFNQITTLGKILDPIADKALLISSFVFIYTSALTVKFPYWYVVIVISRDIYILLGSALIYFLKGYLDVKPSVFGKATTFFQILSVITVLVANITVIPDWAVWGVIYTATFFTVLSTLTYTYDGIQQLK
- the rfaE2 gene encoding D-glycero-beta-D-manno-heptose 1-phosphate adenylyltransferase, translated to MKELEKIKKWKKEGKKIVFTNGCFDIIHAGHVDYLEKAKALGDILVVGLNSDDSIRRIKGKERPVNIQQHRKKVLEALKPVDLVIVFDEDTPEKLIKMIKPDVLVKGGDWKIENIVGADFVKSYGGTVTTIDFVYDISTTKIIEKIKR
- a CDS encoding LysR family transcriptional regulator; this encodes MKYQIKFKLWVEKDGDIIIGLGRDKLLREIEKTGSISKAAKNVGMSYKKAWSFLKTMESRLGVKLVKTHRGGKKGGGTQLTEEAKQLLSDFERINTAFENLKKQLEKNG
- a CDS encoding prepilin peptidase — translated: METALYIAFFIFGTIIGSFLNVLIYRLPRGRSPLKPAFSFCPECGKNIKWYDNIPVISYLILKGKCRNCGAKISLRYFVVELITGIASVLSYMKTGLSVEYIFIFIFLSLMIAITFIDLDFRIIPDELNLFGFLAGFVFIFFRKDFSLLDGILGAVVGAGFLWAVAFLYMRFRGIEGLGMGDVKMMAFVGVYTGWFGALFTIFVGSFLGALVGGLSAYLLKAEDKGRFEIPFGPFLAFASVVYIFFGETVKSWYLGGMM